A part of Cygnus olor isolate bCygOlo1 chromosome 31, bCygOlo1.pri.v2, whole genome shotgun sequence genomic DNA contains:
- the LOC121062532 gene encoding olfactory receptor 14C36-like, translating into MGLNRPATEFSGENSEFYLEAESVGECKPLFGTGLMVNYVPKCHFTRADLHALRQQMSNSSSITEFLLLPFADTRELQLLHFGLFLGIYLAALLGNGLILTAVACDHRLHTPMYFFLLNLALLDLGSISTTVPKAMANSFCDTMAISYAGCATQVFMFVAFVTAEFYLLTFMAYDRYVAICKPLHYGTIMASRTCVNMAAAAWGAGVLSAVLHTANTFSLPLCQGNALDQFFCELPQILKLSCSDAYLRELGFIIFCFCSGIGCFVFIVLSYMQIFRAVLRIPSKQGRHKTFSTCLPHLAVVSLFLSTVMFTYLKPSSISSPSTDLLLAVLYSVVPPAVNPLIYSMKNKELKDVVRKLILGMVFTAHKLPFTLCK; encoded by the exons ATGGGGCTGAACCGTCCAGCTACAGAATTCAGTGGAGAAAACTCAGAGTTCTACCTGGAGGCTGAAAGTGTAG GTGAGTGTAAGCCTCTGTTCGGAACTGGACTGATGGTGAACTATGTGCCCAAATGCCATTTTACACG agCAGATCTGCATGCCCTGAGGCAGCAAatgtccaacagcagctccatcactgagttcctcctcctgccattcGCAGACACACgcgagctgcagctcctgcacttcgggctcttcctgggcatttacctggctgccctcctgggcaacggcctcatcctcacagctgtagcctgcgaccaccgcctccacacccccatgtacttcttcctcctcaacctcgccctcctcgacctgggctCCATCTCCACCActgtccccaaagccatggccaacTCCTTCTGCGACACCATGGCCATTTCCTATGCAGGTTGTGCTACCCAGGTCTTTATGTTTGTTGCCTTTGTAACAGCAGAGTTTTATCTTCTCACCTTCATGGCCTATGACCGCTATGTTGCCATCTGCAAACCCCTGCACTACGGGACAATAATGGCCAGCAGAACTTGTGTCAacatggcagcagctgcatgGGGCGCTGGTGttctcagtgctgtgctgcacactGCCAAtactttttccctccccctctgccaaggcaatgccTTGGACCAGTTTTTCTGTGAACttccccagatcctcaagctctcctgctcagatgcctACCTCAGGGAACTTGGGTTCAtcatcttttgcttttgttcaggtattgggtgttttgttttcattgtgctgtcctatatgcagatcttcagggccGTGCTGAGGATCCCCTCAAAGCAGGGCCGGCACAAAACTTTTTCCACATGCCTCCCTCACTTGGCCGTTGTTTCCCTGTTTCTTAGTACTGTCATGTTTACTTACCTGAAGCCCTCCTCTATCTCTTCTCCATCCACTGATCTTTTGCTGGCAGTTCTGTACtcggtggtgcctccagcagtgaaccctCTCATCTACAGTATGAAGAACAAGGAGCTCAAGGATGTTGTTAGGAAATTGATTTTAGGGATGGTTTTCACTGCTCATAAGTTACCCTTCACTCTCTGCAAATGA